In Gossypium raimondii isolate GPD5lz chromosome 12, ASM2569854v1, whole genome shotgun sequence, a single window of DNA contains:
- the LOC105763015 gene encoding uncharacterized protein LOC105763015, with protein sequence MKYNEISHFSHPQHILKFEYTEVPFKCDGCKEVGIGSRYRCSFCDFDLHMHCTVPSLSISHPFYTKCSFQFLSRPPGDTPRYCNACEKDVTGFVYHCKTCGFDLHPCCAKLPMVLDDGEVKLYLYRKVRSPCHRCGRKGRSWSYQSACKKYNLHVACVREMLVENWHELYFGGGKGSRKLQSQIPSLKNTLQTPHKRSKGKVKKCCEMAALALQFIISAVLGDPTALIAGVIGTLMSRA encoded by the coding sequence atGAAATACAATGAGATTTCCCATTTCAGCCACCCCCAACACATTCTAAAATTTGAGTACACTGAAGTTCCATTCAAATGTGATGGGTGCAAAGAAGTTGGCATAGGCTCACGTTATCGTTGTTCCTTCTGCGATTTCGATCTCCACATGCACTGTACCGTACCATCCCTTTCGATTTCTCACCCTTTCTACACAAAATGTTCCTTTCAGTTCCTCTCAAGGCCCCCTGGTGACACCCCTCGTTACTGCAATGCCTGCGAAAAGGACGTTACTGGCTTCGTTTATCATTGCAAAACGTGTGGATTCGATCTACATCCATGTTGTGCAAAGCTACCAATGGTGTTAGATGATGGAGAAGTGAAACTATATCTGTATAGGAAGGTAAGATCACCATGTCATAGATGTGGTCGAAAAGGGAGGAGTTGGAGTTACCAGTCAGCTTGCAAAAAGTATAACTTGCATGTGGCGTGTGTTAGAGAAATGTTAGTGGAGAATTGGCATGAATTATACTTCGGAGGTGGTAAAGGTTCCAGGAAATTGCAGAGCCAAATTCCGAGCTTGAAGAACACACTTCAAACCCCTCATAAAAGGAGTAAAGGTAAGGTTAAGAAATGTTGTGAAATGGCTGCTTTGGCTTTGCAATTCATAATCTCAGCTGTACTTGGTGATCCAACCGCTCTTATTGCTGGGGTTATTGGAACTTTGATGTCTAGAGCCTGA